The genomic interval TCCAGGCGGTTCTGGTACGCGCCCAGCTTCGCCCGCTGCGTCGACACCTTGTCGATGGCGTTGTCGATGATCGTGATGGAGCGCGCCGCCGAGGCGCGGTCCGTCACCAGCACCTCGTTCAGGCCCAGGGCATGGCTCCGCATGTCGCCGATGTTGATGCCCATGTCCTCGCCCTCGTTGGCGCCGATCTGGA from uncultured Fretibacterium sp. carries:
- a CDS encoding flagellin, giving the protein QIGANEGEDMGINIGDMRSHALGLNEVLVTDRASAARSITIIDNAIDKVSTQRAKLGAYQNRLEHTINNLTTAGENLTAAESRIRDTDMAKEMMNFTKLNIMLQAGNAMLAQANQLPQGVLSLIR